The Vibrio orientalis CIP 102891 = ATCC 33934 genome segment TACCTAAAGAATTCTTTTTTGATACGCCGGCTAATGAAAATGGTTGGCAAGGGAAGCCAGCCAGAAGAACATCGTGCTCTGGTATGTGCTTTCGTATGTGATTTAGCTTTTCCTTTTCAGAAACAGAGCTTTCCCCACTGAGAGTGATCTTCGTGATATCCATAAAATCACGATTTTTCATGGGGTTCTCAGTTGATTCATCCAGAAAGTAAGGTAGCTCATCCTTATCAACATAATGATTTGCTAGATATGTACGTCTTGCTTTGTCGTCCCATTCGGAGGTAAAACGACATTTTCCCCCAATGTCTTCAAAACCCCTTCTGAGGCCGCCAATACCTGCAAATAGGTCGATAAATGTGAACTTTTCATTGTCCCAATGTTCAGGTTTATTTGGTAGCAAGTTCCGTTCGATATAGTTACGTTCATTTTCTGTTAGTGACAGAGAGCAACTAGATGGATCTTTTTTCCATAAACTTAGTGATTTTCGGTCGGTTTTAAAACCGAGTTCGTTAAGCTTTATTGCGAGATTCTTCTGATCGTATATCTCGATCAACAACTTCAATAACTGTGAACTTTCTTGTCGGTCTTGGCTATGTAGTTTTTCGTACAGCTCATCACCAAGTTTAATTACTTTATCTACCATTTCTCTGGGTGCTTTGTGGGGTTTTTAATCTCTCAATCAACACATTCTATATTAGACGTGTCGATATATACAGTAGTAATTTGATTATTGTATTGATGAAGGTTTTCTACAAGTATGCGTAGGAGCACTTTTTAGATAAGATTTATGAAGTTACCTGAAATTTAATGTGGGATTTATATGAGTTCATTGAAGCAATGGCTGACATCCAAAGACACAGATAGTTGGACTTTCTACATAAAAAGATTATCGGCAAATGATACTGGAGCGTCTGGTGGCCACCAGGCCGGAATTTATATCCCGAAAGATAACATGGTGGAACTTTTTCCTTCTATAAATCATACGCGTGAAAAGAATCCAGATCATCATCTAACAGCAATAACATCCTCCCATAACTTTCCAACGAAGCAAGTTCGAGCAATTTACTACAATAATAAATTTTTCGATGGGACTCGTAATGAAATGAGAGTGACACAATGGGGTGGGCGTCTCTCACCACTGCAAGATCATGAGAATACTGGAGCGCTATGTGTTTTAGCATTTCATAAGAGTCAGACTGGTTATTGTGATTTGGTCGATGTGTGGGTCTGTAGGAGCATTGATGAAGAAGATGAGCTTGAGGAGTTAACTGGTGAAGTTCTACCCGGACAGTCGATATTCAGTCCAGCAAAGCAAATTCTTTCTGGTTTAGTCGTCCGTTACGATTGGAAGTCTATAGATTATCCTATTCCAATGAAGTGGCATGAGAGTTTTCCGAGTGGGGCTGAGTTAATCAAGTACCTGAGTCAAGTGATTACTTTTAATGAAGAAAATC includes the following:
- a CDS encoding type II restriction endonuclease — encoded protein: MSSLKQWLTSKDTDSWTFYIKRLSANDTGASGGHQAGIYIPKDNMVELFPSINHTREKNPDHHLTAITSSHNFPTKQVRAIYYNNKFFDGTRNEMRVTQWGGRLSPLQDHENTGALCVLAFHKSQTGYCDLVDVWVCRSIDEEDELEELTGEVLPGQSIFSPAKQILSGLVVRYDWKSIDYPIPMKWHESFPSGAELIKYLSQVITFNEENPDNALMQRREAEYSLFRRVEEIHVLDLIKNGFSSVDEFISLANSVSNRRKSRSGKSLELHLEHIFLENALSSFETQAVTENKKKPDFLFPSGESYHDENYPNEKLRMLAVKTTCKDRWRQVLNEADRIQVVYLFTLQEGVSKNQFKEMTDSNVKLVVPLSLHKSFHKDFRGELISLESFIESTKALYID